Proteins from a genomic interval of Piscinibacter sp. HJYY11:
- a CDS encoding translocation/assembly module TamB domain-containing protein, producing MADTAPAPAPVRRSGRRWAVIALATLGVVVLVLVLAAAAGVAWLRTDSGLDWALRQVPGLQITGMRGRPDGGSFSAQRLQWQSPTLTVDVEQLSWRDLQWRWRPYSGAWLGITLVEPRAQRVTVQTRPGPEPTAQKQGAPDHVRLPLEFAVRGLQVATVQVNTLPPIEALAADLHLGDEAGAVHRVQRLSARMQQRQADAQLTLRTTGDMALRGNVTVASLPGASQALQARVDLAGSLPRPQLRANLSAGASAQAQAEATLAPFEAWPIAALQASTRDLDLSTLAAGLPGTRLTGNAVVQGDGRGQPLAVRLDLSNALPGPWSALRLPVRELHALVQGDLAALSRLDFKTLDLQLHGSRPAGRVQGSGRWQDTTLALDLAFADVQLAQLHEAMAPATLTGPLQLKLEGVPSPVGDKPATPANGITATLHTDLRGALRRQGSQQPVQLALDGGLALPADGSLHARELRATLAAGGAQAKLDADVKREAQGSWQGRSTGRLTRFDPTDWWAGPADARGWRRGPHVLNGDWVASFSMPAAAAPSAASAPAGAASSPPALRDRLLAMQADATVKLRDSRLAGVPLQADLALKSADRNARLNADLQAAGARAKADVALAADPRADRGQVDIDAPALAALTPLFELIPGAAAWAPRSGSLRADASATGAWPALRTEGRVAAAQIDGGSWRLGSADARWTAAPSNPDAPLQLSLQAAALARGEQRLDRVQAEVDGSMRSHRMSLLATSPLRPPAWTDAALSQGQAPPRGGMLSMRGAGRWQPANAGGGEWRAEIAELRAAPPHEGATPWVQAKGVQAALRFAPAGGLAQATLSPNAVELLGATLRWQQASYEAPATAGAPPKLEVDAQLEPLAIAPWLARLQPHMGWGGDLRVGGRLKATSAQGFSADVVLERQGGDLRLSDAAGPRALGLSELRVAAVARNGVWTLRESVRGGGLGELSGTQTLRTAPDAVLPGADAAMEGGLNLRVVDLGAWSAWLPAGWRIGGRLQADASLSGRVGAPEYRGRVTGSGLQVANLLQGVQLTEGELALALDGERATLERLVFRGGDGTVRVEGGAQFGASPQAQLQLKAERLLALGRVDRRVVVSGDANLRFREQALDLDGRFTVDQGRIDISQADAPSLDEDVTVVQVNATGPAVAKDDASPGALARANVQLAVDLGQDLRLRGRGIDTLLKGRLRITTPEGVLAVNGTLRTDEGTYTAYGQNLAIERGVITFSGDLATPRLDILAVRPDIDVRVGVAVQGSAADPRIRLYSEPEMSEMDKISWIVMGREPEGMGRAETALLQRAALALLAGEGGNPSGGTLKKLGIDELSVARGDSGELRETVVTVGKQLSKRWFVAYERGFNAAAGSWQLIYRAARRFTVRAQSGEESAVDVIWTWRWN from the coding sequence ATGGCCGACACGGCACCTGCCCCTGCACCCGTTCGCCGCTCCGGTCGTCGCTGGGCCGTGATCGCGCTCGCGACGCTCGGCGTCGTGGTGCTGGTCCTCGTGCTCGCTGCCGCGGCCGGTGTCGCCTGGCTGCGCACCGACAGCGGCCTCGACTGGGCGCTGCGCCAGGTGCCGGGCCTGCAGATCACCGGCATGCGCGGCCGGCCCGATGGCGGCAGCTTCTCCGCGCAGCGGCTGCAGTGGCAGTCGCCCACGCTGACAGTCGACGTGGAGCAGCTCAGCTGGCGCGACCTGCAGTGGCGCTGGCGGCCGTACAGCGGGGCGTGGCTGGGCATCACGCTCGTCGAGCCGCGCGCGCAACGCGTGACGGTGCAGACACGGCCCGGCCCCGAGCCCACGGCACAGAAGCAGGGCGCCCCCGACCATGTGCGCCTGCCGCTCGAGTTCGCGGTGCGCGGCCTGCAGGTGGCGACCGTGCAGGTCAACACCCTGCCGCCCATCGAAGCGCTCGCCGCCGATCTGCACCTGGGCGACGAGGCCGGCGCGGTGCACCGCGTGCAGCGCCTGTCGGCCCGCATGCAGCAGCGTCAGGCCGATGCGCAGCTCACGCTGCGAACCACCGGCGACATGGCCCTGCGCGGCAACGTGACGGTGGCCAGCCTGCCCGGCGCATCGCAGGCGCTGCAGGCACGTGTGGACCTCGCGGGCAGCTTGCCGCGCCCGCAGCTGCGCGCGAACCTGTCTGCCGGTGCCAGCGCGCAAGCGCAGGCCGAGGCCACGCTTGCACCGTTCGAGGCCTGGCCCATCGCCGCGCTGCAGGCGAGCACGCGCGACCTCGACCTGTCCACGCTGGCCGCCGGCCTGCCGGGCACGCGCCTCACCGGCAACGCGGTGGTGCAGGGCGACGGCCGCGGCCAGCCCCTGGCCGTGCGCCTGGACCTGAGCAACGCACTGCCGGGCCCCTGGAGCGCGCTGCGCCTGCCGGTGCGAGAACTGCATGCGCTGGTGCAGGGTGACCTGGCGGCCTTGTCGCGGCTCGACTTCAAGACGCTCGACCTCCAACTGCACGGCAGCCGGCCCGCGGGCCGTGTGCAGGGCAGCGGCCGCTGGCAGGACACCACGCTCGCGCTCGACCTGGCCTTCGCCGACGTCCAGCTGGCGCAGCTGCACGAGGCCATGGCGCCGGCCACCCTGACCGGGCCGCTGCAGCTCAAGCTCGAGGGGGTGCCATCCCCGGTCGGCGACAAGCCCGCCACGCCGGCCAACGGCATCACCGCCACGCTGCACACCGACCTGCGCGGCGCATTGCGGCGCCAGGGCTCGCAGCAGCCGGTGCAACTGGCGCTGGATGGCGGCCTCGCGCTACCGGCCGATGGCAGCCTGCACGCGCGTGAGCTGCGCGCCACGCTGGCCGCAGGCGGCGCGCAGGCGAAGCTCGATGCCGACGTGAAGCGCGAGGCGCAGGGCAGCTGGCAAGGCCGCAGCACCGGCCGCCTCACGCGCTTCGACCCCACGGACTGGTGGGCCGGCCCCGCCGACGCCAGGGGCTGGCGCCGTGGGCCGCATGTGCTCAACGGCGATTGGGTCGCATCGTTCAGCATGCCGGCGGCCGCGGCACCGAGCGCCGCCTCCGCACCGGCGGGTGCGGCCTCGTCACCACCAGCACTGCGCGACCGACTGCTCGCCATGCAGGCCGATGCCACCGTCAAGCTGCGCGACAGCCGGCTGGCCGGCGTCCCCTTGCAGGCCGACCTGGCGCTGAAATCGGCCGATCGCAACGCGCGTCTCAACGCCGACCTTCAGGCCGCGGGCGCGCGAGCGAAAGCCGACGTCGCCCTGGCCGCCGACCCGCGCGCCGACCGCGGCCAGGTCGACATCGATGCACCGGCACTCGCCGCGCTGACGCCTCTCTTCGAGCTGATTCCTGGTGCCGCGGCGTGGGCACCCCGCAGCGGCTCGCTGCGCGCCGATGCCAGCGCCACCGGCGCGTGGCCCGCGCTGCGCACGGAAGGCCGCGTGGCCGCGGCGCAGATCGACGGCGGCAGCTGGCGGCTCGGCTCGGCAGACGCGCGCTGGACCGCCGCACCCTCCAACCCCGATGCACCGCTGCAGCTGTCGCTGCAGGCCGCGGCCCTGGCCCGTGGCGAGCAGCGGCTTGACCGTGTGCAGGCCGAGGTCGACGGCAGCATGCGATCGCACCGCATGTCGCTGCTGGCGACGAGCCCGCTGCGCCCGCCGGCGTGGACCGATGCCGCCCTGTCGCAAGGCCAGGCCCCGCCGCGCGGCGGCATGCTGTCGATGCGAGGTGCGGGCCGCTGGCAGCCCGCGAATGCAGGCGGCGGCGAGTGGCGCGCCGAGATCGCCGAGCTGCGCGCGGCCCCGCCCCATGAAGGCGCCACGCCGTGGGTGCAGGCGAAGGGCGTGCAGGCCGCGTTGCGCTTCGCGCCGGCCGGTGGCCTGGCGCAGGCGACGCTGTCACCCAACGCGGTCGAGCTTCTGGGCGCCACGCTGCGCTGGCAGCAGGCGAGCTACGAGGCACCCGCCACCGCCGGTGCGCCGCCGAAGCTGGAGGTCGATGCGCAGCTCGAGCCGCTCGCCATCGCTCCCTGGCTCGCGCGGCTGCAGCCGCACATGGGCTGGGGTGGTGACCTGCGTGTGGGCGGCCGCCTCAAGGCCACCAGTGCCCAAGGCTTCAGCGCCGACGTGGTGCTCGAGCGGCAGGGCGGTGACCTGCGCCTGAGCGATGCCGCTGGCCCACGCGCGCTCGGCTTGAGCGAGCTTCGCGTGGCCGCCGTCGCCCGCAACGGCGTGTGGACGTTGCGCGAGTCGGTGCGTGGTGGCGGGCTCGGCGAGCTGAGCGGCACGCAGACGCTGCGCACCGCACCCGACGCCGTGCTGCCCGGCGCCGATGCGGCGATGGAAGGCGGCCTCAACCTGCGCGTGGTCGACCTCGGCGCGTGGAGCGCCTGGCTGCCCGCGGGCTGGCGCATCGGCGGCCGGCTGCAGGCCGACGCGAGCCTGAGTGGCCGGGTCGGCGCGCCCGAGTACCGCGGGCGGGTGACCGGCAGCGGCCTGCAGGTCGCCAACCTGCTGCAAGGCGTGCAACTCACCGAAGGCGAGCTTGCCCTCGCGCTCGACGGCGAACGCGCCACGCTCGAGCGGCTCGTCTTCCGCGGTGGCGACGGCACCGTGCGCGTGGAGGGCGGTGCGCAGTTCGGCGCCTCACCGCAGGCGCAGCTGCAGCTCAAGGCCGAGCGGCTGCTCGCGCTGGGCCGTGTCGACCGGCGCGTGGTGGTGAGCGGCGACGCCAACCTGCGCTTTCGCGAACAGGCGCTCGACCTCGATGGCCGCTTCACCGTCGACCAGGGCCGCATCGACATCTCGCAGGCCGATGCACCCTCGCTCGACGAAGACGTGACCGTGGTGCAGGTCAATGCCACCGGCCCCGCCGTCGCGAAAGACGATGCCTCGCCGGGGGCCCTCGCGCGCGCCAACGTGCAGCTCGCCGTCGACCTGGGCCAGGACCTGCGCCTGCGCGGCCGCGGCATCGACACCTTGCTCAAGGGCCGCCTGCGCATCACCACGCCCGAGGGCGTGCTGGCAGTGAACGGCACGCTGCGCACCGACGAAGGCACCTACACCGCCTACGGCCAGAACCTCGCCATCGAGCGCGGGGTCATCACCTTCAGCGGCGACCTCGCCACGCCGCGGCTCGACATCCTCGCGGTGCGCCCCGACATCGACGTGCGCGTGGGCGTGGCGGTGCAAGGCAGCGCCGCCGATCCGCGCATCCGCCTCTACAGCGAGCCCGAGATGAGCGAGATGGACAAGATCTCGTGGATCGTGATGGGCCGCGAGCCCGAGGGCATGGGCCGCGCCGAGACGGCGCTGCTGCAACGCGCCGCGCTCGCGCTGCTGGCCGGCGAGGGCGGCAACCCCTCGGGCGGCACGCTCAAGAAGCTGGGCATCGACGAGCTCTCGGTCGCGCGCGGCGACTCGGGCGAGCTGCGCGAAACGGTGGTCACGGTGGGCAAGCAGCTGTCCAAACGATGGTTCGTGGCCTACGAGCGCGGCTTCAACGCGGCCGCGGGCTCCTGGCAGCTCATCTACCGCGCCGCACGCCGATTCACCGTGCGCGCACAGAGCGGCGAGGAAAGCGCGGTCGACGTGATCTGGACCTGGCGGTGGAACTGA
- a CDS encoding autotransporter assembly complex family protein has translation MTLPRSRFIVVFTLAVCACLLAGACATRDGDAEKKAPPAPVRLEVDAPRELETLLETHLDLARLNVIAAGTTLDETELSRLVASTPAQARELLKTEGYFNPKVDVVREAGDPPVVRVRVEPGPRVQVRDVSIQVRGPLAESTARDEPHAREAQKALRHNWPLPPGSPFRNPLWSGGKRDALAQLRAQAYLDAEWQDTSARVDADQQAADLAMSVDSGPLYRTGALRIRGLKAHDEETVRNIANFDPGTIATESLLLDFQERLQNTNLFDRATVVVRPNAENPSAADVNVRLRERKLQEATFGVGVSADVGVRTTVEHFHRRPFGWAAVARNKIEVSQLRRQWEGELSTHVLPGLWRNLVGGAAERIESDTDTVVSGRLRVGRAQDTRPIDRLVFLEFERSLRRSALGREQSNALGLHYHGIWRDVDDPVLPTRGNVWVGQVGAGMAESEPGARGPFTRLYGRYRGYWPISARWYGQSRVELGQVFTRDNVTVPESLRFRAGGDDSVRGYAYRSLTPQVNGVDTGGRVIFTTSVEAARPLLARIPELWGAVFVDAGRAANSFGGLKPAVGAGVGLRYRSPIGPVSLDVAYGEEVRKFRLHLNVGVTF, from the coding sequence ATGACTCTCCCCCGCTCTCGTTTCATCGTCGTCTTCACGCTGGCCGTGTGCGCCTGTCTGCTCGCGGGGGCTTGTGCCACCCGCGACGGCGATGCCGAAAAGAAGGCGCCTCCTGCACCCGTTCGCCTGGAGGTCGACGCGCCGCGTGAGCTCGAGACCCTGCTCGAGACGCACCTCGACCTGGCACGGCTGAATGTCATCGCAGCCGGCACGACGCTCGACGAGACCGAGCTCTCGCGCCTGGTCGCGTCGACGCCCGCCCAGGCGCGCGAGCTCCTGAAGACCGAGGGTTACTTCAACCCCAAGGTCGACGTGGTGCGCGAGGCAGGCGATCCGCCGGTGGTGCGCGTGCGCGTGGAGCCCGGGCCTCGTGTGCAGGTGCGCGACGTGAGCATCCAGGTGCGCGGGCCGCTGGCCGAGTCGACCGCGCGCGACGAGCCGCATGCGCGCGAAGCGCAGAAGGCGCTGCGGCACAACTGGCCGCTGCCGCCCGGCTCGCCGTTTCGCAACCCGCTGTGGAGCGGCGGCAAGCGCGACGCGCTGGCGCAGCTGCGCGCCCAGGCCTACCTCGACGCCGAGTGGCAAGACACCTCGGCGCGCGTCGACGCCGACCAGCAGGCGGCCGACCTGGCGATGAGCGTCGACAGCGGTCCGCTGTACCGCACGGGCGCGCTGCGCATCCGCGGCCTCAAGGCGCACGACGAGGAGACCGTGCGCAACATCGCCAACTTCGACCCCGGCACGATCGCCACCGAGTCGCTGCTGCTCGACTTCCAGGAGCGCCTGCAGAACACCAACCTCTTCGACCGCGCGACGGTGGTCGTGCGGCCCAATGCCGAGAACCCGTCGGCCGCCGACGTCAACGTGCGCCTGCGCGAGCGCAAGCTGCAGGAGGCGACCTTCGGCGTGGGCGTGAGCGCCGATGTCGGCGTCCGCACGACCGTCGAGCACTTCCATCGCCGGCCCTTCGGCTGGGCCGCCGTCGCGCGCAACAAGATCGAGGTGTCGCAGCTGCGCCGCCAGTGGGAAGGCGAGCTCAGCACGCACGTCCTGCCGGGCCTCTGGCGCAACCTCGTCGGCGGTGCGGCCGAGCGCATCGAGTCCGACACCGACACGGTCGTCTCCGGTCGCCTGCGGGTGGGCCGCGCGCAGGACACACGGCCGATCGACCGGCTGGTGTTCCTGGAGTTCGAGCGCTCGCTGCGCCGCAGTGCGCTCGGCCGCGAGCAGTCGAACGCGCTGGGCCTGCACTACCACGGCATCTGGCGCGACGTCGACGACCCGGTGCTGCCCACGCGCGGCAACGTGTGGGTGGGGCAGGTGGGCGCGGGCATGGCCGAGTCGGAGCCGGGCGCGCGCGGGCCGTTCACGCGGCTGTACGGCCGTTACCGCGGCTACTGGCCGATCAGCGCACGCTGGTATGGGCAGTCGCGCGTCGAGCTCGGCCAGGTCTTCACGCGCGACAACGTGACCGTGCCCGAATCGCTGCGCTTTCGCGCGGGCGGCGACGACTCGGTGCGCGGCTACGCCTACCGCTCGCTCACGCCGCAGGTCAACGGCGTCGACACCGGCGGGCGCGTCATCTTCACGACCAGCGTCGAGGCGGCGCGCCCGCTGCTCGCGCGCATCCCGGAGCTGTGGGGCGCGGTCTTCGTAGACGCCGGCCGCGCGGCCAACAGCTTCGGTGGCCTCAAGCCCGCGGTGGGCGCCGGCGTGGGCCTGCGCTACCGCAGCCCCATCGGGCCGGTGAGCCTCGACGTCGCCTATGGCGAAGAGGTGCGCAAGTTCCGCCTGCACCTCAACGTGGGCGTGACCTTCTGA
- a CDS encoding CrpP-related protein yields the protein MPGVSAEHAELQRQGAKAAARGESPDTNPMLESINQPSSTGESERVWSGRRDAWERGRTTDPGPAFSPDRSTPGPAEHERDEALFGVTRVLTFSGAVGLTSASGFLFERDDRLFLVTSRHVLFDAPTEHAPDRIEIEFHTDARDLTQLATLSILLHRDGLSVWRQAKDSGGEVDVAVLELDRAAMPAGSVVQAFGPKHMEGGFDLFAVGDRLVIPGFPLGFFDTVHHLPVVRQAGIASSYGVRFQGQGYFLTDARMHRGCSGSPVLARVEPRALGRPRWHLLGVHSSRMDMSTRDAAQDESLGLNCAWYADVLLALTAP from the coding sequence TTGCCGGGCGTCTCGGCCGAGCATGCCGAGCTTCAGCGACAGGGCGCCAAGGCGGCCGCTCGCGGTGAGTCGCCCGACACGAACCCGATGCTGGAATCGATCAACCAACCTTCGAGCACCGGCGAGAGCGAACGTGTCTGGTCCGGTCGCCGCGACGCCTGGGAGCGTGGGCGCACCACGGACCCCGGGCCGGCGTTCTCGCCCGATCGTTCCACTCCCGGCCCCGCAGAGCACGAGCGAGACGAGGCGCTCTTCGGCGTCACGCGTGTGCTGACCTTTTCAGGCGCCGTCGGGCTCACTTCGGCGAGCGGCTTTCTGTTCGAGCGCGATGACCGCCTCTTCCTGGTCACCAGCCGCCACGTGCTGTTCGATGCACCGACCGAGCACGCGCCCGACCGGATCGAAATCGAGTTCCACACCGATGCACGTGACCTCACGCAGTTGGCCACGCTGTCGATCCTGCTGCACCGCGACGGGCTGAGTGTCTGGCGCCAGGCGAAAGACTCGGGCGGAGAGGTCGACGTGGCCGTGCTCGAGCTCGACCGTGCCGCGATGCCGGCGGGCAGTGTCGTGCAGGCCTTCGGGCCGAAGCACATGGAGGGCGGCTTCGACCTGTTTGCCGTCGGAGACCGACTGGTCATCCCGGGTTTTCCGCTCGGCTTCTTCGACACGGTGCATCACCTGCCGGTGGTGAGGCAGGCGGGCATCGCTTCGAGCTACGGTGTTCGCTTCCAGGGCCAGGGCTACTTCCTGACCGACGCGCGCATGCACCGCGGTTGCAGCGGCTCGCCGGTGCTCGCGCGCGTCGAGCCGCGTGCCTTGGGCCGCCCGCGCTGGCACCTGCTCGGCGTGCATTCGAGCCGCATGGACATGTCCACACGGGATGCAGCGCAGGACGAGTCGCTCGGCCTGAACTGCGCCTGGTACGCCGACGTGCTGCTGGCGCTGACCGCTCCCTGA
- a CDS encoding GH39 family glycosyl hydrolase, whose protein sequence is MRSGYKWIAAAAVTLSAWGAHAQLTSPALSHIGNIKPRSSNELKAAGLTSPFGIGGETTDRGFSNFDNWKDYLGPLGATRVRVQSGWNAIESVITETPTYNFSTLDAIVDGAIARGVQPWVFLGYGNNRPGCTDCGTPVLGGQIPTGVGMERWLKFVKATVARYNSPTVKVTDWELWNEPDGHVEINAYIDFIAKTAQAVKQVQPAAKITIGSFTAGALGGPSSSSFQYAQQAVAGFAARAVVPPQDVYVSFHSYQTHVDYDSYASEESKFNALRDMVQSHGFKLRQGESGAPSGPCLYYALCTDPSNWTEPNQAKFVLRRMLGDFARGMLTNIFTITDLHYDSTKNPKGLLRTGTFNQNVDTPFLNGDQTVKGMKPSYKAFQNVTAIFDSRLQRITNHGCTAPWGYQVHAYTRTDPGKTWCATCSWCGTRRTTCR, encoded by the coding sequence ATGAGATCTGGCTACAAATGGATTGCCGCGGCAGCCGTGACGCTTTCAGCATGGGGCGCACATGCGCAGCTCACCAGCCCTGCGCTGAGCCACATTGGAAACATCAAGCCCCGCTCGTCGAACGAGCTCAAGGCCGCAGGCCTGACCTCACCATTCGGCATTGGCGGCGAGACGACCGATCGGGGCTTCTCCAACTTCGACAACTGGAAGGACTACCTGGGGCCGCTCGGTGCCACACGTGTGCGCGTGCAGTCGGGCTGGAACGCCATTGAGAGCGTCATCACCGAAACGCCGACCTACAACTTCAGCACGCTCGACGCCATCGTCGACGGTGCGATCGCGCGCGGCGTGCAGCCGTGGGTGTTCCTCGGCTACGGCAACAACCGGCCTGGGTGCACGGACTGCGGCACCCCGGTGCTCGGTGGACAGATCCCGACTGGCGTGGGCATGGAGCGCTGGTTGAAGTTCGTCAAGGCCACGGTCGCTCGCTACAACTCGCCCACCGTGAAGGTGACGGATTGGGAGTTGTGGAACGAGCCCGATGGTCATGTGGAGATCAACGCCTACATCGACTTCATCGCCAAGACGGCGCAGGCGGTCAAGCAAGTCCAGCCGGCCGCCAAGATCACGATCGGGTCGTTCACGGCCGGCGCTCTGGGCGGCCCGAGCTCGAGCAGTTTCCAGTACGCGCAGCAGGCCGTCGCCGGTTTTGCCGCGCGCGCGGTCGTGCCGCCCCAGGACGTGTACGTCAGCTTCCACTCGTATCAGACGCACGTGGACTATGACTCGTACGCGAGCGAGGAATCCAAGTTCAATGCGCTGCGCGACATGGTGCAGAGCCACGGGTTCAAGCTGCGCCAGGGGGAAAGCGGTGCGCCTTCGGGGCCGTGCCTCTACTACGCGCTCTGCACCGACCCGTCAAACTGGACCGAGCCGAACCAGGCGAAGTTCGTGCTGCGCCGCATGCTGGGCGACTTTGCGCGCGGCATGCTGACCAACATCTTCACGATAACCGACCTGCACTACGACTCCACGAAGAACCCGAAGGGCTTGCTCCGCACCGGCACCTTCAACCAGAACGTCGACACCCCGTTCCTCAACGGCGACCAGACCGTGAAGGGCATGAAGCCGAGCTACAAGGCGTTCCAGAACGTCACCGCGATCTTCGACAGCCGCCTGCAGCGGATCACCAACCACGGCTGCACCGCCCCGTGGGGCTATCAGGTCCACGCCTACACCCGCACCGACCCGGGCAAAACGTGGTGCGCAACATGCTCGTGGTGTGGCACAAGGCGAACAACCTGCCGGTGA
- a CDS encoding ABC transporter substrate-binding protein produces MIALDWISKLVGGRLTARRGVAALVCLAAFPAHGQGVTLTQVADFSGRGKAVAVPASEGAKACIAAHNASPAGAASPARLVLQDDKFDAATSRALAEASIRSGTTAFINSLGADTTNAIAEVAGPASVPVVGAITGATSVRARKHATIFFIRSSIVHEGRHAVRHLHTLGLKRIAVFHTDDAYGRDGLEAVKTAMAELALSAPKAVSYVTSQKDAGPAPDQLADAEAVVMFGSGPVMADFVKRMRAKASPAMLIAASAANMTALVDAVGVKAARGVGYLRSVPSASERSVVGRQFRQIWKAHGTKQEPTSFHLEGCIAAQVALRVAQTAGTSPQKMLRALQNTSMAPFGDFRLDFRNPRNEGSSWVSIAVINHAGVLLD; encoded by the coding sequence ATGATTGCTCTGGATTGGATCTCGAAGCTCGTCGGAGGGCGCCTCACGGCCCGTCGGGGCGTGGCAGCGCTGGTGTGCCTGGCGGCTTTTCCCGCGCACGGGCAGGGCGTGACCCTCACCCAGGTGGCCGATTTCAGCGGCCGAGGCAAGGCGGTGGCCGTGCCGGCCAGTGAAGGTGCCAAGGCCTGCATCGCCGCGCACAACGCCAGCCCCGCGGGCGCTGCCTCACCGGCCAGGCTCGTGCTGCAGGACGACAAGTTCGACGCCGCCACCAGCCGTGCGCTGGCAGAAGCGTCGATCCGCTCGGGCACCACGGCCTTCATCAACAGCCTGGGCGCGGACACCACCAACGCCATCGCCGAAGTGGCGGGGCCGGCCTCCGTGCCGGTGGTGGGCGCGATCACGGGAGCGACCAGCGTGCGTGCGCGCAAGCACGCGACGATCTTCTTCATCCGCTCCAGCATCGTGCACGAGGGGCGCCATGCCGTGCGGCACCTGCACACGCTCGGCCTCAAGCGCATCGCCGTGTTCCACACCGACGATGCCTACGGCCGCGACGGACTGGAGGCCGTCAAGACCGCCATGGCCGAGCTTGCGCTGTCGGCCCCGAAAGCGGTGAGCTATGTGACGAGCCAGAAGGATGCAGGACCGGCGCCCGACCAGCTGGCAGACGCCGAGGCGGTCGTGATGTTCGGCTCGGGCCCGGTGATGGCGGACTTCGTGAAGCGCATGCGCGCCAAGGCCAGCCCGGCCATGCTGATCGCCGCCAGTGCGGCGAACATGACGGCACTGGTGGACGCCGTGGGCGTCAAGGCCGCGCGAGGGGTGGGGTACCTGCGCTCGGTGCCGTCCGCCTCGGAGCGGTCCGTCGTCGGGCGCCAGTTTCGCCAGATCTGGAAGGCCCATGGCACGAAGCAGGAGCCCACGAGCTTCCACCTGGAAGGGTGCATCGCGGCGCAGGTCGCGCTGCGGGTCGCACAGACGGCGGGCACCTCGCCTCAGAAGATGCTGCGCGCGCTGCAAAACACGAGCATGGCGCCCTTCGGTGACTTCAGGCTCGACTTCCGCAACCCGCGCAACGAGGGTTCGTCGTGGGTGAGCATCGCGGTGATCAACCACGCCGGCGTGCTACTGGACTAG
- a CDS encoding aldehyde dehydrogenase family protein, which produces MNKNFVAGHWVDGEAYENRNPSDVSDLIGVYAHADVATTEAAIAAAQGASHEWAHATIQKRFDVLDFIGSELLARKDELGALLSREEGKTLAEGVGEVARAGHIFKYHAHQALQPNGEVVPSVRAGLQVQVTREPVGVIGIITPWNFPMAIPAWKIAPALAHGNTVVFKPAELVPGCAWALAEIISRSGLPAGAFNLTMGAGSRVGQTLLNDSRVSALSFTGSTTTGRNVARAAAHRMVPVQLEMGGKNPMVVLNDADLDLAVNCAVQSAFYSTGQRCTAASRIIVTRGVYAAFCDLLVRRTLELRVGHALAADTQIGPVVDPRQLEQDLRYIEIGRSEGATLACGGAPVRRPTEGHFLAPAVFVDCDNRMRICREEIFGPVASVIPAEDYDEALAIANDTPFGLSSGICTTSLRHAAHFQRHAQAGMVMVNAPTAGVDYHVPFGGVKGSSLGGREQGQAAREFFTKVKTTYIAA; this is translated from the coding sequence ATGAACAAGAACTTTGTCGCAGGCCATTGGGTTGACGGCGAGGCCTACGAAAACCGCAATCCATCGGATGTGAGCGACCTGATCGGGGTTTACGCGCATGCCGATGTGGCCACGACCGAGGCGGCCATCGCGGCGGCGCAGGGTGCCTCTCATGAATGGGCCCACGCGACGATCCAGAAGCGGTTCGACGTGCTCGACTTCATCGGCAGCGAGCTACTGGCCCGCAAGGATGAACTCGGTGCGTTGCTCTCGCGAGAAGAGGGCAAGACCTTGGCGGAAGGCGTCGGCGAGGTGGCCCGCGCCGGCCACATCTTCAAGTACCACGCGCACCAGGCCCTGCAGCCGAACGGCGAGGTCGTGCCTTCCGTCCGCGCCGGCCTGCAGGTGCAGGTGACGCGCGAGCCGGTGGGCGTCATCGGGATCATCACGCCGTGGAATTTCCCCATGGCCATCCCCGCGTGGAAGATCGCGCCGGCCCTCGCGCACGGCAACACGGTGGTCTTCAAGCCGGCCGAACTCGTGCCCGGGTGTGCCTGGGCGCTGGCGGAGATCATCTCGCGCAGCGGGCTCCCGGCCGGTGCGTTCAATCTCACCATGGGCGCCGGCTCGCGGGTCGGCCAGACCTTGCTGAACGATTCTCGGGTCAGCGCGCTGAGCTTCACCGGCTCCACGACCACGGGGCGCAACGTGGCACGTGCGGCCGCGCACCGCATGGTGCCGGTCCAGCTCGAGATGGGTGGCAAGAACCCGATGGTCGTGCTGAACGATGCCGACCTGGACCTGGCGGTGAACTGCGCCGTGCAAAGCGCCTTCTACTCGACGGGCCAGCGCTGCACCGCCGCCTCTCGCATCATCGTCACGCGCGGCGTCTACGCCGCCTTCTGTGACCTCCTCGTGCGGCGCACGCTCGAGTTGCGTGTCGGCCACGCCCTGGCCGCCGACACGCAGATCGGCCCGGTCGTCGACCCGCGGCAACTGGAGCAGGACCTGCGCTACATCGAGATCGGCCGCTCGGAAGGGGCGACGCTCGCCTGTGGCGGCGCGCCCGTGCGTCGCCCGACCGAAGGCCACTTCCTGGCGCCGGCCGTGTTCGTCGACTGCGACAACCGCATGCGCATCTGCCGCGAAGAAATCTTCGGCCCGGTGGCGTCCGTCATTCCGGCCGAGGACTACGACGAGGCCCTGGCCATTGCCAACGACACCCCGTTCGGCCTGTCGAGCGGCATCTGCACCACCTCGCTGCGCCACGCCGCGCACTTCCAGCGCCACGCCCAGGCCGGCATGGTGATGGTCAACGCGCCGACCGCCGGCGTCGACTACCACGTGCCCTTCGGTGGCGTGAAGGGGTCAAGCCTGGGCGGGCGCGAGCAAGGCCAGGCCGCGCGCGAGTTCTTCACCAAGGTCAAGACGACCTACATCGCGGCCTAG